The proteins below are encoded in one region of Paenibacillus albus:
- a CDS encoding HD-GYP domain-containing protein, which yields MATVAVSQVKLGDKIAQDVLTPLGGVLFNKGKIIMQREQEILHAFMVTYVTIESPNDKKDAEEAAAADKAQETSRDGASSTKSALLEQYDITVSLFKKVFKQMSSGGVAFPILEIRNQLEALLQYSHEYKMLTFAPQNVPTEDYLYHKSVMSALSCFMMAQWNGLPKKDWVQSALAGLLHDIGNAKVDSNILNKPTKLTTAEVDEMKRHTVLGYQLLKNVTAINEGVKLAALQHHERYDGSGYPLGIGSEKIHPYAKFVAISDIFNAMTMKRAYRSASSPYLVLEQLQQDSFGKLDAAYVRTFIERATQFHNGTIVRLNDDRVGEIVFSDRNHPTRPWVSIGGTIVNLANERQYYIEEVLSKSNAH from the coding sequence ATGGCGACAGTAGCAGTTTCGCAAGTAAAGCTTGGGGACAAGATTGCACAGGACGTTCTCACCCCCCTTGGCGGTGTTCTGTTTAATAAAGGCAAAATCATCATGCAGCGCGAGCAAGAAATATTGCATGCGTTCATGGTGACCTATGTCACGATAGAATCGCCTAACGACAAGAAGGATGCCGAGGAAGCGGCTGCTGCTGACAAAGCGCAAGAAACGTCAAGGGACGGAGCATCTTCCACCAAATCAGCACTGTTAGAGCAGTACGACATTACGGTCTCGCTGTTCAAAAAAGTGTTTAAGCAGATGTCGAGCGGCGGTGTAGCATTCCCGATTCTTGAAATCCGTAATCAACTGGAAGCTTTGCTTCAATATAGCCATGAGTACAAAATGCTCACATTCGCACCTCAGAATGTCCCGACAGAAGATTACCTCTATCATAAGAGCGTCATGTCGGCATTAAGCTGCTTTATGATGGCTCAGTGGAATGGGTTGCCCAAGAAGGATTGGGTGCAGTCGGCTCTTGCAGGGTTGCTCCATGACATCGGAAACGCCAAAGTCGATAGCAATATTCTCAATAAGCCGACCAAACTGACTACAGCTGAAGTCGATGAGATGAAGCGTCACACCGTTCTTGGCTACCAGTTGCTCAAAAATGTGACAGCCATTAACGAAGGTGTTAAGCTTGCAGCGCTTCAGCATCATGAGCGATACGATGGAAGCGGGTATCCGCTTGGAATCGGATCAGAGAAGATTCATCCGTATGCGAAGTTTGTCGCGATATCGGACATCTTTAATGCAATGACGATGAAGCGAGCATATCGCAGTGCTTCTTCTCCTTATCTTGTGCTTGAACAGCTGCAGCAGGACTCCTTTGGCAAACTGGATGCTGCATATGTCCGCACCTTTATTGAGAGAGCGACGCAGTTCCATAACGGTACTATCGTCCGTTTGAACGATGACAGGGTCGGGGAGATTGTATTCTCGGACCGCAACCATCCGACAAGGCCATGGGTTTCAATAGGTGGAACAATCGTAAACCTTGCAAACGAGAGGCAGTACTACATCGAAGAAGTACTATCCAAATCAAACGCACATTAA